A genomic window from Halorussus rarus includes:
- a CDS encoding ABC transporter permease has protein sequence MATESDSSSEDIDWRAEASSVEMSRRERLEEWYNRMIYEPALVAWSDVRTRLGILILSVYVLMAVMAVFGLWREPSPNQAERFLSPFQNWAYPLGATKSGVDLLALIIDSTPFILLMVLAGGVWATGVAVVVGTVSGYKGGTVDTVITSISDFFMSIPGLPLVIVLAIALSPENPILLGVILTINYWAGLGRSIRSQVLSIREESYVEAARTMGTSTPRIILKDVLPNIMPYVMVNFVLAARYTIFASVGLYFIGVLPYTGQNWGVTLNNAYSQGALFGMDTLYWLLAPILAIVGLAFGLILLSQGMDRIFNPRVRTRLTGESESVEEESSSSTTGMM, from the coding sequence ATGGCTACTGAGTCGGACTCCTCCTCGGAGGACATCGACTGGCGCGCGGAGGCGTCGTCGGTCGAGATGAGCCGGCGCGAACGGCTCGAGGAGTGGTACAATCGGATGATATACGAGCCGGCACTCGTCGCGTGGTCGGACGTGCGCACCCGGCTCGGTATCCTGATCCTGAGCGTCTACGTTCTCATGGCGGTGATGGCTGTGTTCGGCCTCTGGCGCGAGCCGAGTCCGAACCAGGCCGAGCGGTTCCTCAGCCCGTTCCAGAACTGGGCGTACCCGCTCGGCGCGACCAAGTCGGGGGTCGACCTGCTGGCGCTCATCATCGACTCCACGCCGTTCATCCTGCTGATGGTGCTGGCGGGCGGCGTGTGGGCGACCGGCGTCGCGGTCGTGGTCGGCACGGTGTCGGGGTACAAGGGCGGCACGGTCGACACCGTCATCACCTCGATCTCGGACTTCTTCATGTCGATTCCCGGCCTCCCGCTGGTCATCGTGCTGGCCATCGCGCTGAGCCCGGAGAATCCCATCCTGCTCGGCGTGATACTCACGATCAACTACTGGGCCGGCCTGGGCCGGTCGATCCGCTCGCAGGTGCTGTCGATCCGCGAGGAGAGCTACGTCGAGGCCGCCCGGACGATGGGAACGAGCACGCCCCGCATCATCCTGAAGGACGTGCTCCCGAACATCATGCCGTACGTGATGGTCAACTTCGTGCTCGCGGCGCGGTACACCATCTTCGCGTCGGTGGGGCTGTACTTCATCGGCGTGCTGCCCTACACGGGACAGAACTGGGGCGTCACCTTGAACAACGCGTACAGCCAGGGCGCTCTCTTCGGCATGGACACGCTCTACTGGCTGCTCGCACCGATACTCGCCATCGTCGGGCTGGCGTTCGGACTCATCCTGCTGAGCCAGGGGATGGACCGGATCTTCAACCCCCGGGTCCGGACCCGGCTCACCGGGGAGTCCGAGTCCGTCGAGGAGGAGAGTAGTTCGTCGACCACGGGGATGATGTAA
- a CDS encoding ABC transporter permease, translated as MVNYYLRRTARIPLTILAVATLSFGLIRLLPGGPFTQLRVQLLRQGMDAEQVNARIEALQNIRPDAPLWQQYLDYIVGVFQFDLGRSISLNAPVMDVLARALPWTVFLVVTSTVLMFVVGVLIGAVQAYWEGSKFDKLASGGSIFLMSVPYYIFAVLFVFFLGYLWRVFPTGNAVARGVEAGLTVEYVASVLRHAALPILAFAIGGIGSTALNMRGNGIQVLGEEYVEVARLRGLSDGRIATRYVASNAILPMYTGLLLLIGFRLGGTVVLEQIFSYPGLGYYLISAVNANDYPLMMGCFLVITTTLVVAVYVADMTYGLIDPRISAGDSDGY; from the coding sequence ATGGTGAACTACTACCTCAGACGAACGGCTAGAATCCCGTTAACTATCCTCGCAGTCGCGACGCTGTCGTTCGGGCTGATTCGGCTGCTCCCCGGCGGTCCGTTCACCCAGTTGCGGGTTCAACTGCTCCGCCAGGGCATGGACGCCGAACAGGTCAACGCCCGGATCGAGGCGCTCCAGAACATCCGGCCGGACGCGCCGCTCTGGCAGCAGTACCTCGACTACATCGTCGGCGTGTTCCAGTTCGACCTCGGGCGGTCGATCTCGCTGAACGCGCCGGTGATGGACGTCCTCGCGCGGGCGCTCCCGTGGACGGTGTTCCTGGTAGTGACGTCCACGGTGCTGATGTTCGTGGTCGGCGTGCTCATCGGGGCCGTCCAGGCGTACTGGGAGGGCTCGAAGTTCGACAAGCTGGCCTCGGGCGGGTCCATCTTCCTGATGTCGGTGCCCTACTACATCTTCGCGGTCCTCTTCGTGTTCTTCCTCGGGTACCTGTGGCGCGTGTTCCCGACCGGGAACGCGGTGGCCCGGGGCGTCGAGGCCGGACTCACCGTGGAGTACGTCGCGAGCGTACTGCGCCACGCCGCGCTGCCCATCCTGGCGTTCGCCATCGGCGGCATCGGGTCGACCGCGCTCAACATGCGCGGGAACGGCATCCAGGTGCTCGGCGAGGAGTACGTCGAGGTCGCCCGGCTCCGCGGGCTCTCGGACGGCCGCATCGCGACCCGGTACGTCGCGAGCAACGCCATCCTGCCGATGTACACCGGTCTGCTGCTGCTGATCGGGTTCCGACTCGGCGGGACGGTCGTGCTCGAACAGATCTTCTCGTACCCGGGGCTGGGCTACTACCTCATCAGCGCGGTCAACGCGAACGACTACCCGCTCATGATGGGCTGCTTCCTGGTCATCACGACCACCCTGGTGGTCGCGGTCTACGTCGCCGACATGACGTACGGGCTCATCGATCCGCGCATCAGCGCAGGTGATTCGGATGGCTACTGA
- a CDS encoding ABC transporter substrate-binding protein, producing MLAVAGSSGMAALAGCSGGDGSQETTTDSGSGTTEGGNGGDDTETTTEGSVNVHDAEYVAAYTGNPVDLHFNQAASQNFSWPAHRSVFAPFLKYSFNKKKFLKGALSELQIENQEVTLTFREDLKWDNGDDWTTEDLDVQLQLAKKTGNTLWGYLDDYEIVDERTAKLMLSGPTNPQIVKFELTNFFADTKKETHEQWLDKSESEYLQWAYEDPVASGMFSFVSKGRQAFEFERNERFYNAGNVNFQNFTIESFGGNTPQHQALIAGDQIDAAPSLFTPPEIADRFPDHVVEVNIPAKWGYGIVFNHNDPDFGKRKVRQAVAHVINRESLVKNAGPRTKFVAPIPCGVAPEDQENWLGDWYDDFETYGAKSSQTDKAASLLEEAGYTKNGGTWQNSNGEKLGGSYYSPAGWTDWTTMTQTVTSQLNDFGFDFSVSTKPTNDWFGQYSNSNFKMGSFYWLPGGSRSAFPYFPLYYQLWASDIGGGHNYREKADTEQTIPGRNGGEMTLNPLETAKKIARQSTDAESKPFVQKAAWHSHIELPFLGLVSKFEQSWTTDDEWTTAAEGSENRRVKWPQWWWTHEGDLQYKG from the coding sequence ATGCTTGCCGTGGCCGGGTCGTCCGGCATGGCGGCGCTCGCCGGCTGTTCAGGCGGCGACGGGTCGCAGGAGACCACGACCGACTCCGGGTCGGGAACCACCGAGGGCGGGAACGGTGGCGACGACACCGAGACGACCACCGAGGGGAGCGTGAACGTCCACGACGCCGAGTACGTCGCGGCCTACACCGGCAACCCGGTCGACCTCCACTTCAACCAGGCGGCGAGCCAGAACTTCAGTTGGCCCGCCCACAGGAGCGTCTTCGCGCCGTTCCTGAAGTACTCCTTCAACAAGAAGAAGTTCCTGAAGGGTGCGCTCTCGGAGTTGCAGATCGAGAACCAGGAGGTCACGCTCACCTTCCGCGAGGACCTCAAGTGGGACAACGGCGACGACTGGACGACCGAGGACCTCGACGTCCAGCTCCAGCTCGCGAAGAAGACCGGCAACACGCTCTGGGGCTACCTCGACGACTACGAGATCGTCGACGAGCGGACGGCCAAGCTGATGCTGTCCGGGCCGACGAACCCCCAGATCGTCAAGTTCGAGCTCACCAACTTCTTCGCCGACACCAAGAAGGAGACCCACGAGCAGTGGCTCGACAAGTCCGAGTCGGAGTACCTCCAGTGGGCGTACGAGGACCCGGTGGCCAGCGGCATGTTCTCGTTCGTGAGCAAGGGCCGCCAGGCCTTCGAGTTCGAGCGCAACGAGCGGTTCTACAACGCGGGGAACGTCAACTTCCAGAACTTCACCATCGAGAGCTTCGGCGGTAACACGCCCCAGCACCAGGCGCTCATCGCGGGCGACCAGATCGACGCGGCGCCGAGCCTGTTCACGCCGCCGGAGATCGCCGACCGGTTCCCCGACCACGTCGTCGAGGTCAACATCCCGGCCAAGTGGGGGTACGGCATCGTGTTCAACCACAACGACCCCGACTTCGGGAAGCGGAAGGTCCGCCAGGCGGTCGCCCACGTCATCAACCGCGAGTCGCTGGTCAAGAACGCCGGCCCGCGGACGAAGTTCGTGGCGCCGATCCCCTGCGGCGTCGCGCCGGAGGATCAAGAGAACTGGCTCGGCGACTGGTACGACGACTTCGAGACGTACGGTGCGAAGTCGAGCCAGACCGACAAGGCGGCCTCGCTCCTCGAGGAGGCCGGCTACACCAAGAACGGCGGCACCTGGCAGAACTCGAACGGGGAGAAGCTCGGCGGGAGCTACTACTCGCCGGCGGGCTGGACCGACTGGACGACGATGACCCAGACGGTCACCAGCCAGCTCAACGACTTCGGCTTCGACTTCTCGGTCAGCACGAAGCCGACCAACGACTGGTTCGGCCAGTACTCCAACAGCAACTTCAAGATGGGGAGCTTCTACTGGCTGCCCGGCGGGTCGCGGTCGGCGTTCCCGTACTTCCCGCTGTACTACCAGCTGTGGGCCTCCGACATCGGCGGCGGCCACAACTACCGCGAGAAGGCCGACACCGAGCAGACCATCCCCGGCCGCAACGGCGGCGAGATGACGCTCAACCCGCTCGAGACCGCCAAGAAGATCGCCCGGCAATCCACCGACGCGGAGTCGAAGCCGTTCGTCCAGAAGGCGGCGTGGCACAGCCACATCGAACTGCCGTTCCTCGGGCTGGTCTCGAAGTTCGAGCAGTCGTGGACGACGGACGACGAGTGGACTACCGCCGCCGAGGGCAGCGAGAACCGCCGGGTCAAGTGGCCCCAGTGGTGGTGGACCCACGAGGGCGACCTCCAGTACAAGGGATAG
- a CDS encoding alpha-glucuronidase family glycosyl hydrolase, producing the protein MNEYDDCWLRYEPVADGERRDAYRRRCAHAYVAEKAPELAAVRDELRRALPDLLGEDPHLWQHPPETVEGFLAVGTPDDMAMIAESVPVEEVEALADGGYLLRAVTWNGADCLVVTAPSDRGLVYGTFHLLRLLSTGEPIDDLDVREEPAYPNRLINHWDTPFRRSVERGYGGESIFDFERLPDLRERYEDYARLLASVGINGVVLNNVNTTKPPRPSADEAFDALEGWQLLESRRLEDLTGLASVFRRYGIRTYLSVNFAAPMLVGDLDTADPLAEDVRAWWRRKADEVYDLIPDFGGFLVKADSEGQAGPYDYDRDHVDGANAIAEALAPHGGRVWWRAFVYGSHEDRAVQAYDTFEPLDGEFADNVTVQVKNGPIDFQPREPVSTLFGAMPDTDLGLELQVTGEYTGQGVHATYHLPMWKEIFEFDTRADGEGSSVKSLFRDDGEGVVGVGSVGEDRTWTGHYLTQANLYAFGRAAWDPDLSTEAVTEEWVRQTFGADEAVVDTVTEILLDSWAANVDYTTGGLGLMHMMHNGEEYLENHYYPSPGEWPGYHGATEDGIGVDRTSTGSGYAGQYRDPVAERYESVETCPDELLLFFHHLPWDRELADGTTVVQRLYDNCFAGVAEVDRLRGLWDALDGKIDDRRHRHVAARFDEQVAQAERWCEVLTEYFYEHSGIPDEHGRVPAE; encoded by the coding sequence ATGAACGAGTACGACGACTGCTGGCTCCGGTACGAACCGGTCGCGGACGGCGAGCGCCGGGACGCGTACCGGCGCCGGTGTGCGCACGCGTACGTCGCGGAGAAGGCCCCCGAACTCGCCGCGGTCCGCGACGAACTCCGGCGGGCGCTCCCCGACCTGCTCGGCGAGGACCCCCACCTCTGGCAGCATCCCCCGGAGACGGTCGAGGGGTTCCTCGCCGTGGGCACCCCCGACGACATGGCGATGATCGCCGAGTCGGTTCCGGTCGAGGAGGTCGAGGCCCTCGCGGACGGCGGCTACCTGCTCCGCGCGGTGACGTGGAACGGCGCGGACTGTCTCGTCGTGACCGCCCCGTCCGACCGGGGGCTGGTGTACGGGACCTTCCACCTCCTCCGGCTGCTGAGCACCGGCGAACCGATCGACGATCTGGACGTCCGCGAGGAGCCGGCGTATCCGAACCGGCTCATCAACCACTGGGACACCCCGTTCCGCCGGTCGGTCGAGCGCGGGTACGGCGGCGAGTCCATCTTCGACTTCGAGCGGCTCCCCGACCTCCGGGAGCGCTACGAGGACTACGCACGGCTGCTGGCTTCGGTCGGAATCAACGGCGTCGTGCTCAACAACGTCAACACGACCAAGCCCCCGCGGCCGAGCGCCGACGAAGCGTTCGACGCGCTCGAGGGGTGGCAACTGCTCGAATCCCGGCGGCTCGAGGACCTCACCGGGCTGGCGTCGGTGTTCCGGCGCTACGGGATCCGGACCTACCTCTCGGTCAACTTCGCGGCGCCGATGCTGGTCGGCGACCTCGACACCGCCGACCCGCTCGCCGAGGACGTCCGGGCGTGGTGGCGCCGGAAGGCCGACGAGGTGTACGACCTGATCCCGGACTTCGGCGGATTCCTGGTCAAGGCCGACTCGGAGGGCCAGGCCGGCCCCTACGACTACGACCGCGACCACGTCGACGGCGCGAACGCCATCGCCGAGGCGCTCGCCCCCCACGGCGGTCGGGTCTGGTGGCGCGCGTTCGTCTACGGCTCCCACGAGGACCGGGCGGTCCAGGCGTACGACACCTTCGAACCGCTCGACGGCGAGTTCGCCGACAACGTCACCGTCCAGGTCAAGAACGGCCCCATCGACTTCCAGCCCCGCGAGCCCGTGTCGACGCTGTTCGGCGCGATGCCCGACACCGACCTCGGCCTGGAGCTCCAGGTCACCGGGGAGTACACCGGCCAGGGCGTCCACGCGACCTACCACCTCCCGATGTGGAAGGAGATCTTCGAGTTCGACACGCGCGCCGACGGTGAGGGGTCGTCCGTGAAGTCGCTGTTCCGCGACGACGGCGAGGGCGTCGTCGGGGTCGGCAGCGTCGGCGAGGACCGCACCTGGACCGGCCACTACCTCACGCAGGCGAACCTCTACGCCTTCGGCCGGGCGGCCTGGGACCCGGACCTGTCGACCGAGGCGGTGACCGAGGAGTGGGTCCGCCAGACGTTCGGCGCCGACGAGGCGGTCGTCGACACCGTGACCGAGATCCTGCTGGACTCGTGGGCGGCCAACGTCGACTACACCACCGGCGGCCTCGGACTGATGCACATGATGCACAACGGCGAGGAGTACCTCGAGAACCACTACTACCCCTCGCCCGGCGAGTGGCCCGGCTACCACGGCGCGACCGAGGACGGTATCGGCGTCGACCGGACGTCCACCGGGAGCGGCTACGCCGGCCAGTACCGCGACCCGGTCGCCGAGCGCTACGAGTCGGTCGAGACCTGTCCCGACGAGCTGCTGCTGTTCTTCCACCACCTCCCGTGGGACCGCGAACTCGCCGACGGGACCACCGTGGTCCAGCGGCTCTACGACAACTGCTTCGCCGGCGTCGCCGAGGTCGATCGCCTCCGGGGGCTGTGGGACGCCCTCGACGGGAAGATAGACGACCGGCGTCACCGCCACGTCGCCGCGCGCTTCGACGAGCAGGTCGCCCAGGCCGAGCGGTGGTGCGAGGTGCTCACCGAGTACTTCTACGAGCACTCCGGCATCCCGGACGAGCACGGCCGGGTTCCCGCCGAGTAG
- a CDS encoding HEAT repeat domain-containing protein, with protein MPTDSSKPLEGVDPESVNPEDVDETEVRAALDSANPMVKQTGVDVCEALAETNVDAVRPLLDDVAALADDDNAAIALRAIAVLDEVVGDEPGALEDRLDGLVDAADDEVVDVQLTAATALGKLVVARPDLVAPHAGRLADAVRVTEPGPGPEGVGDLVDDQVTQRTIAEHVEGERKRRTSGRRTLVNVVVAVTEEEPEPAFDAVDELVALLDDVDPGVAGGAVDALGHLAAADPEVVAPASDRLVDCLDHDGTVVRARAVRALGHLGDDAAVPELRRVADEDDDEDVRALAAETADFLAGES; from the coding sequence ATGCCAACTGATTCGTCGAAGCCGCTGGAGGGGGTCGACCCGGAGTCAGTGAACCCGGAGGACGTCGACGAGACCGAGGTCCGGGCCGCCCTCGATTCCGCGAACCCGATGGTGAAACAGACGGGGGTCGACGTCTGCGAGGCGCTCGCCGAGACAAACGTCGACGCCGTGCGCCCGCTGCTCGACGACGTCGCGGCGCTGGCCGACGACGACAACGCCGCGATCGCGCTGCGGGCCATCGCCGTCCTCGACGAGGTAGTCGGGGACGAGCCGGGAGCGCTTGAGGACCGGCTGGACGGCCTGGTCGACGCGGCCGACGACGAGGTCGTCGACGTTCAACTGACCGCCGCGACCGCGCTGGGGAAGCTCGTCGTCGCCCGGCCCGACCTCGTCGCGCCGCACGCGGGCCGGCTGGCCGACGCCGTCCGGGTCACCGAACCCGGCCCCGGACCCGAGGGCGTCGGCGACCTCGTCGACGATCAGGTGACCCAGCGCACCATCGCGGAGCACGTCGAAGGGGAGCGCAAGCGCCGGACCTCCGGCCGGCGCACGCTGGTCAACGTCGTGGTCGCCGTCACCGAGGAGGAGCCCGAGCCGGCATTTGACGCTGTGGACGAACTCGTCGCGCTGCTCGACGACGTGGACCCGGGCGTCGCCGGCGGCGCGGTCGACGCGCTCGGCCACCTGGCGGCCGCGGACCCCGAGGTCGTCGCGCCCGCGAGCGACCGGCTGGTCGACTGCCTCGACCACGACGGAACGGTCGTGCGCGCCCGCGCGGTGCGGGCGCTCGGCCACCTCGGCGACGACGCGGCGGTGCCCGAACTCCGACGGGTCGCGGACGAGGACGACGACGAGGACGTCCGGGCGCTCGCTGCCGAGACGGCTGACTTTCTGGCGGGCGAATCGTAG
- a CDS encoding aldo/keto reductase, which produces MQRRTLGSTGFEVTEIGLGTWNVGPAWGEASDEDAHDSVRAALDAGVNFLDTAEVYGDGRAERVIGEVLAADDPDERVYVATKAAPDPDGGHSYEGLAESVAGSKERLGVDALDLVQLHCPDTEAFYDPEVFDALERLKEEGEIRHAGVSVETVEEGLKAIEYPVVESVQFIFNPLRQRPSELFFEEAARRDVGLIVRVPLASGLLADAFDDAADFGRDDHRRAAAEEGVDAGVGTKGGETFAGVPFEAGLAAVDDLREYVPEDATMAQFALRWILDHDAVTTVIPGSTTPDHVRENAAAADLPRLSHETRGGVRDVYEEHVYEHVHHRW; this is translated from the coding sequence ATGCAACGACGAACACTCGGCAGCACGGGATTCGAGGTCACGGAGATCGGGCTCGGGACGTGGAACGTCGGCCCCGCGTGGGGCGAAGCGAGCGACGAGGACGCCCACGATTCGGTGCGGGCGGCGCTGGACGCCGGGGTCAACTTCCTCGACACCGCCGAGGTGTACGGCGACGGCCGGGCCGAGCGCGTCATCGGCGAGGTGCTGGCTGCCGACGACCCCGACGAGCGCGTCTACGTCGCGACCAAGGCCGCGCCCGACCCCGACGGCGGCCACTCCTACGAGGGGCTGGCCGAGTCGGTCGCGGGCTCGAAGGAGCGGCTCGGCGTCGACGCGCTCGACCTTGTCCAGCTCCACTGCCCCGACACCGAGGCGTTCTACGACCCCGAGGTCTTCGACGCGCTCGAACGACTGAAGGAGGAGGGCGAGATCCGCCACGCCGGAGTCAGCGTCGAGACGGTGGAGGAGGGGCTCAAGGCCATCGAGTACCCGGTGGTCGAGTCGGTCCAGTTCATCTTCAACCCGCTCCGCCAGCGCCCGAGCGAACTGTTCTTCGAGGAGGCCGCCCGCCGCGACGTCGGCCTCATCGTGCGCGTCCCGCTGGCCTCGGGGCTGCTCGCCGACGCGTTCGACGACGCCGCGGACTTCGGCCGGGACGACCACCGGCGCGCGGCCGCCGAGGAGGGCGTCGACGCCGGCGTCGGCACCAAGGGCGGCGAGACGTTCGCCGGCGTCCCGTTCGAGGCGGGGCTGGCGGCGGTCGACGACCTCCGGGAGTACGTGCCCGAGGACGCGACGATGGCGCAGTTCGCGCTCCGGTGGATTCTCGACCACGACGCGGTGACCACCGTGATTCCGGGGTCGACGACGCCCGACCACGTCCGGGAGAACGCCGCGGCCGCCGACCTCCCGCGGCTCTCCCACGAGACCCGTGGCGGCGTCCGGGACGTCTACGAGGAGCACGTCTACGAGCACGTCCACCACCGCTGGTGA
- a CDS encoding Gfo/Idh/MocA family protein has protein sequence MDTHTVAVIGTGPDPENPTVDGFAMGYRHAEAYANHDRCRLVACADIVPENATAFAETFDLPAENVYEDHREMLREVAPDVVSVTVPPDIHPDVVVDCASSEGVAAVHCEKPMALTWAGARRMVEACRDRDVQLTFNRQRRFGRPFTEAERLLDEGEIGDLRRVEIGWGDFYDTGAHTVDLAGMFNGDRPAEWVLAGLDYREEDVRFGVHQENQMWAQWRYENGVHGCVSTGEGSAFVGAALLLRGTDGALRIDADDGPMLELEQDGARRAVDVDGETMHHTPDEDGRFGSRFHDRAVGEVVDALETGRESVLSGRVGLNAAEILFGGYESVRRRGRVDFPLEIDGNPLEEMVESGALAPTPPAELESP, from the coding sequence ATGGACACGCACACTGTTGCGGTGATCGGAACCGGACCCGACCCGGAGAACCCGACGGTAGACGGCTTCGCGATGGGGTACCGGCACGCCGAGGCGTACGCGAACCACGACCGGTGCCGGCTGGTCGCCTGCGCCGACATCGTCCCGGAGAACGCGACCGCGTTCGCCGAGACGTTCGACCTCCCGGCCGAGAACGTCTACGAGGACCACCGCGAGATGCTCCGGGAGGTCGCGCCCGACGTCGTCAGCGTGACCGTCCCGCCCGACATCCACCCGGACGTCGTCGTCGACTGCGCGAGCAGCGAGGGCGTCGCGGCCGTCCACTGCGAGAAGCCGATGGCCCTCACGTGGGCGGGCGCACGGCGCATGGTCGAGGCGTGCCGGGACCGCGACGTCCAGCTGACGTTCAACCGCCAGCGCCGGTTCGGCCGGCCGTTCACCGAGGCCGAGCGCCTGCTCGACGAGGGGGAGATCGGCGACCTCCGGCGGGTCGAGATCGGCTGGGGCGACTTCTACGACACCGGCGCCCACACCGTCGACCTCGCGGGGATGTTCAACGGCGACCGCCCGGCCGAGTGGGTGCTCGCCGGCCTCGACTACCGCGAGGAGGACGTCCGGTTCGGCGTCCACCAGGAGAACCAGATGTGGGCCCAGTGGCGCTACGAGAACGGCGTCCACGGCTGCGTCTCGACCGGCGAGGGGTCGGCGTTCGTCGGGGCCGCGCTCCTGCTCCGGGGCACCGACGGCGCCCTCCGCATCGACGCCGACGACGGGCCGATGCTCGAACTCGAGCAGGACGGCGCCCGCCGGGCCGTGGACGTCGACGGCGAGACGATGCACCACACGCCCGACGAGGACGGTCGATTCGGTTCGCGGTTCCACGACCGGGCCGTCGGGGAGGTCGTCGACGCGCTGGAGACCGGCCGGGAGTCGGTCCTCTCCGGCCGGGTCGGGCTAAACGCCGCCGAGATACTGTTCGGCGGCTACGAGTCGGTCCGCCGGCGCGGCCGGGTCGACTTCCCGCTGGAGATCGACGGGAATCCCCTCGAGGAGATGGTGGAGTCGGGTGCGCTCGCCCCGACCCCGCCGGCCGAGCTCGAGAGCCCGTAA